One Pseudomonas sp. B21_DOA genomic window, GCTCGAAGAGGATCTGGGCGTGAGCCTGTTCGAGCGCAGCAGCGGTCGTCAGCCGAGTCTCACCGAGGCGGGCGAGGCGTTGCTGGAAGAGGCCCGCGAGGTGTTGCGCCAGTGCGAGCGCCTCAACGGCCGGGCCATGGCCATGCTGCGCGGCCAGGAGGCGCAGTTGCGGGTGGCCCAGGACGAGGCGATGCCGTATCAGGCGCTGGTAGAAAGTTTCGGCGAACTGGCCGAGCAGTTTCCCAGCCTGGAAGTGCAACTGACCAGCGCCGCCCAAGGCGAGGTCGCGCGCAAACTGGTCGAGCGCCGCGCCGATCTCGGCCTGCTGTTCTATCACGATGAAATTCCCGAGGCCCTCGAGCGCCGCGTACTCGGCCGTGTCGAGATGGTCACGGTGTGCGGCGTCAATCATCCACTGGCGCAGCAGGCTTACGTGACCTGCCAGCAACTGGCGCAGCACCGGCAACTGTTGATGTCGACGCAGACCAGCGTCTATCCCGGCAACGAGCCGGCCAGCCCGCAGGTATGGCGTGCCGACAGCTTCTACGTGATGTCTGAATGGCTGGTGCGCGACCTTGGCTGGGCCTGGCTGCCGCGTCACGTTGTGCAGTACTCGGCGTATCAGGGCCAGATGATTGAACTCGACAGTGAGTGGACGCCGCCAGCGCTGGTGGTGGAGCTGGTCTGGCGCCGCGACGAACCGCTCGGTCCGGCCGCACGCTGGCTGGCGGAACGTTTTGCCGTGCACTTGCGGGCGATCGGTGACAAAAGCCGATAAACTCCGCCGCCATGAATAGAACTCTCTACACCGTGCTGTTTTACCTGGGGCTGCCATTGGTGGCGATTCGGTTGTGGCTGCGCGCGCGCAAGGCGCCGGCGTATGCCAAACGCATTGGCGAGCGCTTCACGCTTGGCATGCCGACCCTGCAGCCCGGTGGCATCTGGGTGCACGCGGTGTCGGTGGGCGAAAGCATTGCCGCCGCGCCGATGATCCGCGCCTTGCTCGAGCGCTACCCGGCCATGCCAATCACCG contains:
- a CDS encoding LysR family transcriptional regulator, with translation MQWNLEHLRVFVDVAEQRSFSAVARRQRKAQSAISNAVAMLEEDLGVSLFERSSGRQPSLTEAGEALLEEAREVLRQCERLNGRAMAMLRGQEAQLRVAQDEAMPYQALVESFGELAEQFPSLEVQLTSAAQGEVARKLVERRADLGLLFYHDEIPEALERRVLGRVEMVTVCGVNHPLAQQAYVTCQQLAQHRQLLMSTQTSVYPGNEPASPQVWRADSFYVMSEWLVRDLGWAWLPRHVVQYSAYQGQMIELDSEWTPPALVVELVWRRDEPLGPAARWLAERFAVHLRAIGDKSR